One window of Pirellulales bacterium genomic DNA carries:
- a CDS encoding SMC-Scp complex subunit ScpB — MESRSESPMHPNDEGLALDALTAGFAEMLSRGEDPYAMAAPTETVNSGAATVASTDPGPEVTPRSIVEAMLFVGHPQNEPLTSQQMASLMRGVNAAEVDEIIRDLNEQYRRNGCPYAVESRGAGYALTLLPEFASARQRVLGRARQARLSQAAIEVLALVAYNGSISSDEIAKTRGRSSGAILSQLVRRQLLKVERSTERPRQSRYSTTGRFLQLFGLDSLEDLPRSQEVDER, encoded by the coding sequence ATGGAATCTCGCAGCGAATCGCCGATGCACCCAAACGATGAGGGACTGGCGCTCGACGCCCTCACGGCCGGATTCGCCGAGATGCTGTCGCGCGGCGAAGATCCCTACGCGATGGCAGCTCCGACCGAAACAGTCAACTCCGGCGCGGCCACCGTTGCATCGACCGATCCCGGGCCTGAGGTTACCCCGCGCAGCATTGTTGAGGCGATGCTTTTCGTAGGGCATCCGCAAAACGAACCGTTGACCAGTCAGCAGATGGCTTCGTTGATGCGCGGTGTCAACGCCGCCGAGGTCGACGAAATCATTCGCGACTTGAACGAGCAATATCGGCGCAACGGCTGTCCGTACGCGGTCGAGAGCCGGGGGGCCGGTTATGCACTAACGTTGTTGCCAGAGTTCGCCAGCGCACGGCAACGCGTGTTGGGGCGCGCGCGCCAGGCACGGCTGTCGCAAGCGGCCATCGAAGTCCTGGCCCTGGTGGCCTACAACGGCTCGATTAGCAGTGACGAAATCGCCAAAACGCGAGGCCGGTCTAGCGGTGCCATTTTGTCGCAGTTGGTTCGTCGGCAGCTACTAAAGGTCGAGCGTTCCACGGAAAGACCGCGCCAGTCGCGGTATTCGACGACAGGACGGTTTTTGCAGCTTTTCGGGCTGGATAGCCTCGAAGACCTGCCGCGCAGCCAGGAAGTCGACGAGCGGTAG
- the rpe gene encoding ribulose-phosphate 3-epimerase — protein MTPEFVIEQLRASLPGVLPSLLMCDFGHLADEVARVEAAGVPALHLDVMDGEFVDNISYGFIVVETVRKLTKLPLETHLMIDRPERYVERFIKAGANLVTIHVEATKDAAAVLKQIRAQGAAAGLAFNPATPLTAIEPCLPFCDTVLVMSVNPGYGGQAFEPVALEKLRALREGKHPVPLLEIDGGIHEETIAAASAAGAQLYSVGSGIFRAKDYRAAIGNLKEKARASARQA, from the coding sequence ATGACCCCTGAATTTGTAATCGAACAATTGCGCGCGTCGCTGCCTGGCGTGTTACCGTCGCTTTTAATGTGCGACTTCGGCCATCTGGCCGACGAGGTGGCGCGCGTCGAAGCAGCGGGCGTTCCGGCGTTGCATCTGGACGTGATGGACGGCGAGTTCGTCGATAATATTTCGTACGGTTTTATCGTCGTTGAGACGGTGCGCAAGCTGACGAAGCTGCCGCTCGAGACACACCTGATGATCGACCGACCAGAAAGGTATGTCGAACGCTTCATCAAGGCGGGCGCCAATCTGGTCACGATCCACGTCGAAGCCACGAAGGACGCCGCCGCCGTCCTCAAGCAGATTCGCGCCCAAGGCGCCGCGGCCGGACTGGCCTTCAACCCTGCGACACCGCTAACGGCCATCGAACCCTGCCTGCCCTTTTGCGATACGGTGCTGGTGATGAGCGTGAATCCCGGCTACGGCGGCCAGGCATTCGAGCCCGTGGCGCTCGAGAAACTGCGCGCGCTGCGCGAGGGCAAGCATCCGGTGCCGCTATTAGAGATCGACGGCGGCATCCATGAAGAAACCATCGCCGCCGCCTCGGCGGCCGGCGCGCAACTCTACTCGGTGGGTTCCGGTATCTTTCGGGCAAAAGACTACCGGGCCGCGATTGGGAATTTGAAAGAGAAGGCCCGCGCCAGTGCGCGACAGGCATAA
- the accD gene encoding acetyl-CoA carboxylase, carboxyltransferase subunit beta: MSTGKSDVQAEQPSVKHPKRGVPEGLWKRCPGCQRTIFRKEADKRMGVCPECDYHWYVPAQERIRQLLDEGTFEEWFGELEPVDPLGFADKKPYRERLKEEQARTGLRDAAVVGSGMIRARRVAFGVTDSAFIMGSMGAVVGEKLTRTIERATVEHLPLIIVSGSGGGARMHEGIMSLMQMAKVSAALARFDAAGGLFISVLTNPTMGGVAASFASLGDVIFAEPRALIGFAGPRVIQAAIRIELPKGFQTSEFLLEHGFVDRIVRRSDLKSEIARTIDFCGK; the protein is encoded by the coding sequence TTGAGCACCGGGAAGTCTGACGTTCAGGCCGAGCAGCCCAGCGTTAAACACCCCAAGCGCGGCGTGCCCGAAGGGCTGTGGAAGCGTTGCCCAGGCTGCCAGCGGACGATTTTCCGCAAGGAAGCCGACAAGCGGATGGGGGTCTGTCCCGAATGCGACTATCACTGGTACGTTCCCGCCCAGGAGCGCATCCGGCAGTTGCTCGACGAAGGGACGTTCGAGGAGTGGTTCGGAGAGCTCGAACCGGTCGATCCACTCGGCTTCGCCGATAAGAAGCCTTACCGCGAACGATTGAAAGAGGAGCAGGCCCGTACCGGATTGCGTGACGCGGCCGTGGTGGGCTCAGGCATGATTCGTGCCCGTCGCGTGGCGTTCGGCGTTACTGACTCGGCCTTCATCATGGGCAGCATGGGTGCCGTCGTCGGCGAGAAGCTGACGCGGACCATCGAACGGGCCACAGTCGAGCATTTGCCCCTGATCATCGTCAGTGGTTCAGGGGGCGGGGCGCGCATGCATGAGGGCATAATGTCGCTCATGCAAATGGCCAAAGTGTCGGCCGCCCTGGCGCGCTTCGACGCCGCGGGTGGTTTGTTCATTTCCGTGCTGACCAATCCGACCATGGGGGGCGTGGCGGCCAGCTTTGCCTCGCTGGGAGATGTCATCTTTGCCGAACCCCGGGCCTTGATCGGCTTCGCCGGCCCGCGCGTCATCCAAGCTGCGATTCGCATCGAGCTGCCCAAGGGATTCCAGACCAGCGAATTTCTCCTGGAACATGGCTTCGTCGATCGCATCGTCCGCCGCTCGGACCTGAAGAGCGAAATCGCGCGGACCATCGACTTCTGCGGCAAATAG
- a CDS encoding histidine phosphatase family protein → MLQIILIRPGTTDYCDQGRIQGTLDVPLNEHGKDEVARLTKELADRSISAVYCSICQPAQATATAIAEGLDVKLKPLRGMQNLNHGLWQGLCIDEVKRRQPTVYRQWQDQPESVRPPQGETLGEATDRVDQVLEKLLKKHRDGVIAIVIPEPLASLVKARLSHAKVGDLWQAAAGHGDWQMLEISPENVT, encoded by the coding sequence ATGCTGCAAATCATCTTGATCCGCCCCGGTACTACCGACTATTGCGACCAGGGAAGAATTCAAGGCACGCTCGACGTCCCTCTGAACGAACACGGCAAAGACGAGGTCGCGCGGTTGACCAAGGAATTGGCCGATCGCTCGATCAGTGCGGTTTATTGTTCGATTTGCCAACCGGCCCAGGCCACGGCCACAGCCATCGCCGAGGGGCTAGACGTTAAGCTTAAGCCGCTACGCGGCATGCAGAATCTCAACCACGGCCTGTGGCAGGGGCTATGCATCGACGAGGTCAAACGACGCCAACCCACCGTCTATCGGCAATGGCAAGACCAGCCCGAGTCGGTCCGCCCTCCGCAAGGCGAAACGCTCGGCGAAGCGACCGACCGAGTCGATCAGGTGCTCGAAAAACTGCTGAAAAAACATCGCGACGGGGTCATTGCGATCGTCATCCCCGAGCCACTAGCATCGCTCGTAAAGGCCCGGCTGTCCCACGCGAAGGTCGGCGACCTCTGGCAGGCCGCCGCGGGGCACGGTGATTGGCAAATGTTGGAAATCTCGCCTGAGAATGTCACGTAG
- a CDS encoding Gfo/Idh/MocA family oxidoreductase yields the protein MSKPLNIGMIGYGFMGRAHSNAYRQVSQFYKHAHRPVLKACCARNEEKIKAFAENWGYESYETDWRLLIERKDIDVIDIGSPNNTHREIVLAAAAAGKMILCEKPLAMSVAEGEEMVAAVEKAKIPNMVWFNYRRVPAISLAKQVVDEGRIGRPFHYRATYLQDWTIADDVPQGGAALWRLDAAVAGSGVTGDLLAHSIDTAEWLNGPIKRISAATETFVKERTHVETGKKQPVSIDDACMFLALFANGSMGTFESTRYARGRKNYNTFELNGERGSVFFDLEDPHILQYFKYADPKTGDKIESHLTGWQRVNVTNFEHPYMDKWWVPGCTIGYEHTFINALADFLTSLETGKPVQPDFRSGLRTQKVCDAVLASAKSGQWVEIN from the coding sequence ATGTCCAAGCCCTTAAACATCGGCATGATCGGCTATGGCTTTATGGGCCGTGCCCATTCCAATGCCTACCGCCAGGTCAGCCAGTTCTACAAGCACGCACACCGGCCGGTGCTCAAGGCCTGCTGCGCCCGTAATGAGGAAAAGATCAAGGCCTTCGCCGAGAATTGGGGCTACGAATCGTACGAGACCGACTGGCGGCTTCTGATCGAGCGCAAGGACATCGACGTCATCGATATCGGCAGCCCGAACAATACGCATCGCGAGATCGTGCTGGCCGCCGCGGCCGCGGGCAAGATGATCCTCTGCGAGAAGCCGCTGGCGATGAGCGTGGCCGAAGGGGAAGAAATGGTCGCCGCGGTCGAAAAGGCCAAGATCCCCAACATGGTCTGGTTCAACTACCGCCGGGTGCCCGCAATTTCATTGGCCAAGCAAGTCGTCGACGAAGGACGCATCGGCCGCCCGTTTCATTATCGGGCCACATACCTGCAAGATTGGACCATTGCCGACGACGTGCCGCAGGGAGGCGCGGCCCTGTGGCGACTGGACGCGGCCGTGGCGGGCTCGGGCGTCACCGGCGATCTGCTGGCCCATTCGATCGATACGGCCGAATGGCTAAACGGCCCGATCAAGCGCATCTCGGCCGCCACCGAAACATTCGTCAAGGAACGCACTCACGTCGAGACGGGCAAGAAGCAGCCCGTGTCGATCGACGACGCCTGCATGTTCCTCGCTCTGTTCGCGAACGGTTCGATGGGAACCTTCGAAAGCACGCGCTACGCTCGTGGCCGAAAGAACTACAACACTTTCGAGCTCAATGGCGAGCGGGGTAGCGTCTTCTTCGACCTCGAAGATCCACACATCCTGCAATACTTCAAATACGCCGATCCGAAGACAGGCGACAAGATCGAAAGCCATCTGACAGGTTGGCAGCGCGTCAACGTCACCAACTTCGAGCATCCGTACATGGACAAATGGTGGGTCCCCGGCTGCACGATCGGTTACGAGCACACATTCATCAACGCCTTGGCCGATTTCCTGACTAGCCTCGAAACGGGCAAGCCCGTGCAGCCTGATTTCCGTTCGGGTTTGCGGACGCAAAAAGTCTGCGATGCGGTGCTGGCCAGTGCCAAGAGTGGCCAATGGGTGGAAATCAATTGA
- a CDS encoding sugar phosphate isomerase/epimerase, with translation MKFGMNLLLWTDNLTEEHRPIVEKLKKMGYDGIEAPVFDLNPDKFAAIGLWLDDMGLERTAVTCRGVDDNPASNDPKIRAAGVANNKLALECCQAAGMTIMAGPFHSALGHFSGASPTSDEWKWAADSMRQVAEHAEACGVTLALEYLNRFECYLLNSAADTVRFVKDVDHPRCRMMYDTFHANIEEKDPIEAIRTCAAQTVHVHISENDRSTPGEGNIPWAQTFDTLHEVGYDGWLMIEAFGMALPALAAATKIWRRMFKTEEQLATDGLNFMKREWKKRVTATA, from the coding sequence ATGAAGTTTGGGATGAATCTGCTTTTGTGGACGGATAACCTCACCGAGGAGCATCGTCCCATCGTCGAAAAGCTCAAAAAGATGGGCTACGACGGCATCGAGGCGCCGGTCTTCGATCTGAATCCCGACAAGTTCGCCGCGATCGGCCTGTGGCTGGACGACATGGGACTCGAGCGCACGGCGGTTACCTGTCGCGGTGTCGACGATAATCCTGCCTCTAACGATCCAAAAATTCGCGCCGCGGGCGTCGCGAACAACAAGTTGGCACTGGAATGCTGCCAGGCTGCCGGGATGACGATCATGGCCGGGCCCTTTCACTCGGCGCTGGGACATTTTTCAGGTGCCAGCCCCACTAGCGACGAATGGAAATGGGCTGCCGACAGCATGCGGCAAGTCGCCGAACATGCCGAGGCGTGCGGCGTTACACTGGCCCTTGAATACCTGAATCGCTTCGAGTGCTATTTGCTGAATAGCGCCGCCGACACAGTGCGATTCGTGAAGGACGTCGACCATCCGCGATGCCGAATGATGTACGACACCTTCCACGCCAATATCGAAGAAAAGGACCCGATCGAGGCCATTCGCACTTGCGCCGCTCAAACGGTGCATGTGCATATTTCCGAGAATGACCGCAGCACGCCCGGCGAGGGGAACATCCCCTGGGCCCAGACCTTCGACACGCTGCACGAAGTGGGCTACGACGGCTGGTTGATGATCGAGGCCTTCGGCATGGCATTGCCCGCGCTGGCCGCCGCGACCAAGATCTGGCGGCGCATGTTCAAGACCGAAGAACAGTTGGCCACCGATGGTCTGAATTTCATGAAGCGTGAATGGAAGAAGCGCGTGACGGCAACAGCATAA